The following are encoded in a window of Rubellicoccus peritrichatus genomic DNA:
- a CDS encoding RNA polymerase sigma factor → MTPKSEKAVHDQILVDRFKSGDQAAFDEMVTLYWDRIFSRAFKLLNNHEDAEEVTQDTFIRAQKGLENFRGDASFSTWLFQIATNLSRNKYWYWWRRKRSASVSLDQSLADDSTATLIDILPSEGQTPGDATLTQEFVDEVGKSMQHLTPKHREILVLRNVHNLSYEEIADELNISVGTVKSRIARARDSLRAELGSDFQ, encoded by the coding sequence ATGACCCCTAAATCTGAAAAAGCAGTCCACGATCAAATCCTGGTTGACCGTTTTAAAAGCGGTGACCAGGCCGCATTTGATGAAATGGTCACACTCTACTGGGACCGTATTTTTTCCCGTGCCTTCAAGCTTCTCAATAATCACGAGGACGCTGAGGAAGTCACTCAGGACACATTTATCCGCGCCCAGAAGGGCCTGGAGAACTTTCGCGGTGACGCTTCGTTCTCTACCTGGCTCTTTCAAATCGCCACAAACCTGTCCCGGAACAAATACTGGTACTGGTGGAGGCGTAAGCGCTCCGCATCGGTTTCTCTCGACCAGTCCCTGGCTGATGATTCAACCGCAACCCTGATTGATATCCTTCCTTCCGAGGGGCAGACACCAGGTGATGCGACCTTGACTCAGGAGTTTGTTGATGAGGTAGGCAAAAGCATGCAGCATCTCACTCCAAAACACCGTGAGATTCTGGTCCTTCGCAACGTTCACAATCTTTCATACGAAGAAATCGCAGACGAACTCAACATCAGCGTGGGAACGGTTAAAAGCCGGATCGCACGTGCTCGGGACAGCCTAAGGGCTGAGCTGGGCAGCGATTTTCAATGA
- a CDS encoding ComF family protein: MSGQSSLESLTLQTLALSKEVLRGMRDLVFPRDCLVTGIGLDEDGHHYLSGEAVRNLYPIRSPHCQTCGFPFFGELIGTRECPHCIELDPDFEQGRSLLLARDTGRALIHELKYRGGAYVLSDIQRILADVPEFRTFLEGATLIPVPLHRKRQRKRGFNQSLLLAELFAREVNEASVANILCRTRNTSSQTRLKRRERHNNVKNAFALRRGAIIDSGIRYVLIDDVFTTGATLNACSKVLRSAGAGQIDVATLAHG; this comes from the coding sequence GTGTCTGGCCAAAGCTCACTTGAATCACTGACTTTGCAAACCCTGGCGCTTTCAAAGGAGGTTCTGAGGGGGATGCGGGATTTGGTTTTTCCCCGGGATTGTCTGGTGACTGGTATTGGCCTTGATGAAGATGGACACCATTACCTGTCAGGCGAGGCAGTTCGAAACCTGTATCCGATTCGCTCTCCCCATTGCCAGACCTGTGGTTTTCCCTTTTTCGGGGAGTTGATCGGCACCAGGGAGTGTCCGCATTGCATCGAGTTGGATCCGGATTTCGAGCAGGGTAGGAGTTTGCTTTTGGCACGCGACACAGGACGGGCCTTGATTCATGAATTGAAGTATCGTGGAGGTGCTTATGTCCTATCGGATATTCAGCGAATCCTGGCTGATGTTCCTGAGTTTCGGACCTTTCTGGAGGGTGCAACTCTGATTCCTGTGCCGCTCCACCGTAAACGTCAGCGTAAGCGTGGTTTCAACCAAAGCCTTTTACTGGCAGAACTGTTTGCGAGGGAGGTGAATGAGGCGTCTGTCGCGAATATCCTGTGTCGAACCCGAAACACCAGTTCTCAAACGAGATTGAAGCGCCGCGAACGTCACAATAACGTTAAAAACGCATTTGCACTTCGCCGGGGAGCTATCATAGATTCCGGAATTCGTTACGTATTAATCGATGATGTTTTTACAACCGGCGCAACGCTCAACGCATGTTCCAAGGTCCTGCGATCCGCTGGAGCTGGCCAAATTGATGTCGCTACGCTGGCACATGGGTAA
- the accD gene encoding acetyl-CoA carboxylase, carboxyltransferase subunit beta codes for MPIFGKPKYHTVRVKKKDMPTGLWSKCPETGEIIYNKELEQNWMVVPKSNYHFPLPARKRIALLLDEGSFVEEDHDLESRDPLTFVDKRPYPTRIKDAQKKTGEKDAVVSGMGTMQGMPVSIAVMDFSFNGGSMGSVVGEKITRAIERATREKCPVIVVSASGGARMQEGILSLMQMAKTSAALARHSEAGLPYISVLTNPTMAGVMASYASLGDVIIAEPKALIGFAGPRVIKETTQQDLPSGFQTSEFLVERGLVDQIIHRHQMRDRISLLLKAFMNGAKATGERRSA; via the coding sequence ATGCCAATCTTTGGAAAGCCGAAGTACCATACCGTTCGAGTAAAAAAGAAGGACATGCCGACCGGTTTATGGTCGAAATGCCCGGAGACCGGTGAGATCATTTATAACAAGGAGCTTGAGCAGAACTGGATGGTGGTGCCCAAGAGCAATTACCATTTTCCGCTGCCTGCTCGCAAACGCATCGCCCTGTTGCTAGACGAAGGCTCCTTTGTCGAGGAAGATCACGATTTGGAATCGCGCGACCCTTTGACCTTTGTCGACAAGCGCCCTTATCCAACCCGGATCAAAGATGCGCAAAAGAAAACGGGTGAAAAGGATGCTGTCGTCAGTGGAATGGGGACCATGCAGGGGATGCCAGTGAGTATTGCCGTGATGGATTTCAGCTTCAATGGCGGTAGCATGGGTTCTGTTGTCGGAGAGAAAATTACCCGTGCGATTGAGCGTGCAACCCGCGAAAAGTGCCCTGTGATCGTGGTGTCCGCCTCTGGTGGAGCGCGTATGCAGGAGGGAATTTTGAGTTTGATGCAAATGGCCAAGACCAGCGCTGCTTTGGCCCGTCATTCGGAAGCGGGATTGCCTTATATCAGTGTCCTGACGAATCCCACGATGGCTGGAGTCATGGCGAGTTATGCTTCTCTGGGGGATGTGATCATCGCTGAACCTAAAGCCTTGATTGGTTTTGCCGGACCCCGTGTGATCAAAGAAACCACCCAACAGGATTTACCTTCAGGCTTTCAAACATCTGAGTTCCTTGTTGAGCGTGGGTTAGTCGATCAGATTATTCATCGTCACCAGATGCGTGATCGCATTTCGCTCCTCCTGAAGGCTTTCATGAATGGAGCAAAGGCAACCGGCGAACGTCGTTCGGCTTAG
- a CDS encoding folylpolyglutamate synthase/dihydrofolate synthase family protein: MTYAKTQKYLYGLKNQGSKYGIDRIRTFTDALGHPERGYPVIHVAGTNGKGSVCAMLEAIYRESGRKTGLFSSPHLVYLGERIQVDRQALPPEAITEYVKRLQPVAEKLGQEDPDEHPSFFEFMTAIAFLHFLDSQVDLAIIETGLGGRLDSTNVVEPEISIITSISLDHQQQLGDTIEAIAMEKAGIIKPGKPVITGWLPEAAERVIHAVAEERGCVVHAVKETFGDDLSKYPQPSLEGEFQRINAATAMLAVKVLQERFPVTQSAIASALVKVEWAGRWQKIYLDRGRLLILDATHNEEGARMLEGNLKRLVQETGKKPVVVTGTLGQSRAEAMMPVICEHASEIILLVPNQPRACTIEELRAAIPEGFKKPVLIGDIDELFPAPGVCSEGEEDDVIVVTGSIYLIGEICERLFTNTMSGEGMLQDLI, translated from the coding sequence ATGACTTACGCCAAAACACAAAAGTATCTCTATGGTTTGAAGAACCAGGGAAGTAAGTACGGTATTGATCGTATTCGGACCTTTACGGATGCATTAGGTCATCCCGAACGTGGATATCCTGTGATTCATGTGGCTGGGACTAATGGCAAGGGCTCGGTCTGCGCCATGCTGGAAGCGATATACCGTGAGTCCGGTCGGAAGACAGGTCTTTTTTCATCGCCGCATCTGGTTTATCTCGGTGAGCGTATCCAAGTGGATCGGCAAGCTTTGCCACCCGAGGCAATCACGGAATATGTAAAGCGTCTGCAGCCGGTCGCGGAGAAACTTGGTCAAGAGGACCCCGATGAGCATCCGAGTTTCTTTGAGTTCATGACGGCGATTGCTTTTCTCCATTTTTTGGATTCGCAGGTGGATCTGGCAATTATTGAAACCGGCCTTGGCGGGCGGCTTGATTCAACAAATGTCGTTGAACCGGAGATTTCGATTATCACCTCGATCAGTTTGGATCATCAGCAACAACTGGGTGACACAATCGAAGCCATCGCAATGGAGAAAGCTGGTATTATCAAACCTGGTAAACCAGTCATAACGGGTTGGCTGCCGGAAGCCGCTGAGCGGGTGATTCATGCTGTTGCTGAAGAACGTGGATGCGTGGTGCATGCGGTGAAAGAAACTTTTGGCGATGACCTTTCCAAGTATCCACAGCCTTCGCTCGAAGGTGAGTTTCAGCGAATCAATGCTGCCACGGCAATGCTTGCTGTTAAAGTGCTTCAAGAGCGTTTCCCAGTTACTCAATCAGCTATCGCCTCTGCTTTGGTCAAAGTGGAATGGGCTGGCCGCTGGCAAAAAATCTACCTGGACCGCGGCCGCCTTTTGATTCTCGATGCGACGCATAATGAAGAGGGGGCCCGTATGCTTGAAGGAAACCTCAAGCGCCTGGTTCAGGAAACAGGCAAGAAGCCTGTCGTAGTTACCGGGACGCTTGGGCAGTCGCGAGCTGAGGCCATGATGCCGGTTATTTGCGAGCATGCTTCGGAGATCATTTTATTAGTTCCAAACCAACCCCGGGCCTGCACGATTGAAGAGCTTCGTGCGGCAATCCCTGAGGGTTTCAAAAAGCCTGTCTTGATCGGCGACATTGATGAGTTGTTTCCAGCACCCGGAGTCTGCAGCGAGGGCGAGGAGGATGATGTGATCGTAGTAACGGGATCGATTTATCTCATCGGAGAAATATGCGAACGATTATTTACGAATACAATGTCCGGCGAAGGTATGCTTCAGGATTTGATCTAA
- a CDS encoding 7-carboxy-7-deazaguanine synthase QueE, with product MKLPVYETFYSWQGEGCHQGRPAFFIRLFGCPVHCPWCDSAGTWHPNHIPSKIDRVEVEALAERAAAANPEFVVITGGEPAIHDLGPLTQALAQKNLTAHLETSGGFEIRGTFAWITVSPKREKPPLKENVSQADELKVIVDTEDAISYWSDELKLAHANKPIWLNPEWSQRNNPKILQAITEAVKERKAQFRAGWQVHKNYRADEMDPSAMPEASLAK from the coding sequence ATGAAACTTCCCGTATACGAAACGTTCTACTCATGGCAGGGCGAAGGTTGTCATCAGGGAAGACCGGCTTTCTTCATTCGGCTGTTTGGTTGTCCCGTGCACTGCCCCTGGTGTGACTCAGCCGGCACTTGGCACCCCAATCATATTCCAAGCAAAATTGATCGTGTTGAAGTGGAAGCGCTTGCCGAACGGGCGGCCGCGGCAAATCCCGAATTTGTCGTCATCACCGGAGGCGAACCTGCGATTCATGACCTTGGCCCATTGACCCAGGCCCTTGCCCAAAAGAACCTGACTGCTCACTTGGAAACAAGTGGTGGCTTTGAGATTCGAGGAACATTTGCCTGGATTACAGTAAGTCCGAAACGCGAAAAGCCGCCCCTCAAGGAGAACGTCTCACAAGCTGATGAACTAAAAGTCATCGTGGACACGGAAGATGCCATTTCTTATTGGTCCGACGAACTGAAGCTGGCTCATGCAAACAAGCCAATCTGGTTGAATCCCGAATGGTCACAGCGTAACAATCCAAAAATTCTCCAAGCCATAACCGAAGCAGTTAAAGAACGTAAGGCTCAGTTCAGGGCCGGCTGGCAGGTTCACAAAAACTACCGAGCCGATGAAATGGACCCTTCTGCCATGCCAGAGGCATCGCTGGCAAAGTAG
- a CDS encoding 6-carboxytetrahydropterin synthase yields MLLCKKTYSDIPFAHRQHKHPGHCHLLHGHNWAISLTFGCHKTDECGFVVDFGRLKFLKQWIDDHLDHACVIADDDEAGKKLVESAPELFKVYHLPNTSSEGLAEHIYTLFNKMVREDTDDRAFIVEVEIIEDGKNSAIYRAEK; encoded by the coding sequence ATGTTACTCTGCAAAAAAACATACAGCGATATTCCGTTCGCACACCGACAGCACAAACATCCGGGGCATTGTCATCTGCTCCATGGCCACAACTGGGCCATCTCATTGACATTTGGTTGCCATAAAACCGATGAATGCGGTTTTGTAGTCGACTTCGGGAGGCTGAAGTTTCTGAAGCAGTGGATAGACGACCACCTCGATCATGCCTGCGTGATTGCAGACGATGACGAAGCGGGGAAAAAACTGGTCGAAAGCGCTCCTGAGCTTTTCAAAGTATACCATCTGCCAAACACATCCAGCGAAGGCCTGGCCGAGCACATTTACACGCTCTTCAACAAAATGGTCCGCGAAGATACTGATGACCGCGCTTTTATTGTAGAAGTTGAGATTATCGAAGACGGAAAAAACTCGGCGATTTATCGCGCAGAGAAATAA
- the queC gene encoding 7-cyano-7-deazaguanine synthase QueC — protein sequence MKTVLIYSGGLDSTVLLYSLHRAGHELLTLSVNYGQRHSKELDAAAAITTQLGIEHRVVDLTTLTPLLANSSLTDVDIAVPEGHYAEETMKATVVPNRNMILLSVAAGWAISMKADSIAYAAHSGDHAIYPDCRNEFAEAMDHAIRLADWHEVHLDRPFVNKTKADIVKLGAELDVPFEQTWSCYQGGAIHCGRCGTCIERREAFYLAGVPDPTPYADNAPSVETMVSNDWRL from the coding sequence ATGAAAACGGTCTTAATATATTCAGGCGGTCTCGATTCGACCGTCCTTCTCTACAGCCTTCATCGGGCGGGACACGAGTTGCTAACGCTCTCGGTCAATTACGGGCAACGCCATTCCAAAGAACTGGATGCTGCTGCTGCAATCACCACGCAACTGGGCATCGAACATCGCGTGGTCGATCTGACCACTCTGACACCACTTCTTGCTAACAGCAGCTTGACGGACGTGGACATCGCGGTCCCCGAAGGGCATTACGCCGAGGAAACCATGAAAGCCACCGTCGTCCCTAATCGAAATATGATCCTGCTTTCTGTTGCTGCCGGCTGGGCAATTTCCATGAAGGCGGACTCCATCGCCTATGCTGCACACTCGGGCGACCATGCCATTTATCCGGATTGTCGGAATGAATTTGCCGAAGCGATGGATCACGCGATTCGTTTGGCTGATTGGCACGAAGTTCATCTGGACCGTCCGTTTGTCAACAAAACCAAGGCCGACATAGTCAAACTGGGAGCCGAGCTGGACGTTCCTTTTGAGCAAACCTGGTCCTGCTATCAGGGTGGAGCAATTCATTGCGGTCGCTGCGGAACCTGCATCGAACGCCGTGAGGCTTTTTATCTCGCCGGAGTTCCAGACCCGACACCTTACGCGGATAACGCGCCATCGGTTGAAACCATGGTATCCAATGATTGGAGACTATAA
- the rpsA gene encoding 30S ribosomal protein S1, whose amino-acid sequence MSSLMEELLAQSEFAKLEPGEIVKGTITEIRQNEVIVDIGGKSEGRIPAHEFLDVGELSIGEEIEVYLDRLEDKEGNPVLSFDKAEQKKNWEKITTRCEEGSIVAGRVKGKVKGGLIVSIGVDAFMPASQIDIQPPKNLEQYIGQTYDFKIVKINTERKNIVVSRRELIEEQRMEKRRTLLDEVKPGDIRRGAVKNITDYGAFVDLDGLDGLLHITDMSWGRISHPSEMLKVGEEISVMIIEVDRDRERVSLGLKQTVENPWDNIERKFPVGAKIAGRVVNLVPYGAFIEIEQGVEGLVHVTEMSWTKRISKPGEVLRIGETVEAVVLGIQKDDQKISLGLRQLDVNPWDMARHNYPAGARVRGKVRNLTTYGAFVELEEGIDGMVHVSDMSWTRKVNHPSEVLKKGDEIDAIVLDVDADQQRISLGMKQLGEDPWENIERYFRIGDVVKGKVSKLTSYGAFVELEHDIDGLVHVSQISEEHVEKIKDVLEPEQEVTARVIKIDAADRRIGLSIKAADYDSSQLSDEIAAFDKVKTDADMTSLGDILDEATK is encoded by the coding sequence ATGAGTTCATTAATGGAAGAACTGCTCGCACAGAGTGAGTTCGCAAAACTGGAGCCAGGCGAAATCGTCAAAGGCACCATCACTGAAATCCGCCAAAACGAAGTAATCGTTGATATTGGCGGGAAAAGCGAAGGCCGCATCCCGGCTCACGAATTCCTCGACGTAGGGGAACTTTCAATCGGCGAAGAGATCGAGGTTTACCTGGATCGCCTGGAAGACAAGGAAGGGAATCCTGTCCTGTCCTTCGACAAGGCCGAGCAGAAGAAGAACTGGGAGAAAATCACCACCCGTTGCGAAGAAGGCTCTATTGTTGCCGGACGCGTCAAGGGCAAGGTCAAGGGCGGCCTCATTGTCAGCATTGGCGTTGACGCCTTTATGCCGGCTTCGCAGATCGATATTCAGCCTCCGAAGAATCTGGAGCAGTATATTGGTCAAACCTACGACTTTAAGATCGTTAAGATCAACACCGAGCGGAAGAACATTGTTGTTTCCCGTCGCGAGCTCATCGAAGAGCAGCGCATGGAAAAGCGTCGTACCCTCCTCGACGAGGTCAAGCCAGGCGATATTCGCCGTGGTGCCGTCAAGAACATCACCGATTACGGTGCATTCGTCGATCTCGATGGCCTCGATGGTCTCCTCCATATCACCGATATGAGCTGGGGCCGTATTTCTCATCCGAGCGAAATGCTCAAGGTGGGTGAAGAAATCAGCGTCATGATCATTGAAGTGGATCGCGATCGCGAACGTGTTTCCCTCGGCCTCAAGCAGACTGTCGAGAATCCATGGGACAACATCGAGCGCAAGTTCCCTGTTGGTGCCAAGATCGCAGGCCGCGTCGTCAACCTCGTTCCTTACGGTGCTTTTATCGAAATCGAGCAGGGTGTCGAAGGTCTCGTCCACGTTACCGAAATGTCCTGGACGAAGCGCATCAGCAAGCCTGGTGAAGTACTCCGCATCGGTGAAACGGTTGAAGCCGTTGTTCTCGGCATCCAGAAGGATGACCAGAAGATCTCCCTCGGTTTGCGTCAGCTCGACGTTAATCCATGGGATATGGCTCGCCACAATTACCCAGCCGGTGCCCGCGTCCGCGGTAAGGTTCGCAACCTCACCACTTACGGTGCCTTCGTTGAACTCGAAGAAGGTATCGACGGTATGGTTCACGTTTCCGACATGTCCTGGACCCGCAAGGTCAATCACCCAAGTGAAGTGCTCAAGAAGGGCGACGAAATCGACGCAATCGTACTCGATGTCGATGCCGATCAACAGCGCATCTCTCTCGGCATGAAGCAGCTTGGCGAAGACCCATGGGAAAACATCGAGCGCTACTTCCGTATCGGTGATGTGGTCAAGGGCAAGGTTTCCAAGCTCACTTCTTACGGTGCATTTGTGGAACTGGAGCACGACATCGACGGTCTCGTCCATGTTTCCCAGATCTCCGAAGAGCATGTTGAAAAGATCAAGGATGTCCTTGAGCCAGAGCAGGAAGTCACCGCACGTGTCATCAAGATTGACGCTGCTGACCGTCGTATTGGCCTCTCAATCAAGGCAGCTGATTACGACAGTTCGCAGCTGAGCGACGAAATCGCAGCCTTCGACAAGGTCAAGACCGACGCGGACATGACCAGCCTCGGTGATATCCTCGACGAAGCCACCAAGTAA
- a CDS encoding pyrophosphate--fructose-6-phosphate 1-phosphotransferase, with product MASKKVGILTAGGLAPCLSSAIGGLIERYTEISPDIEILCYRSGYKGLLLGDSIKVTPEMRANAHILHRHGGSPIGNSRVKLTNVKDCVKRGLVKEGEDPQKVAADQLVKDGVSVLHTIGGDDTNTAAADLAAFLHENNYELQVIGLPKTIDNDVFPIKQSLGAWTAAEEGAKFFRNVVGEHNANPRMLIVHEVMGRSCGWLTAATADVYRKNILGDRGLLDGLGLTEKRLDVHAVFIPEMEVDIAAEAGRLKAVMDEHDCVNIFISEGAGVEGIVKEMEAAGQEVPRDAFGHVKLDAVNPGKYFGEQFAEMLNAEKVMIQKSGYFSRAAPANVDDLRLIKSCTDLAVQCALEGQSGVIGHDEDQNNVLRAIEFPRIKGGKPFDIDEPWFGELLDSIGQPKGKRLEVGH from the coding sequence ATGGCATCAAAAAAAGTTGGCATTCTCACCGCAGGCGGGCTCGCCCCCTGTCTATCATCCGCGATTGGCGGGCTTATCGAGCGTTATACCGAGATTTCGCCTGATATTGAGATTCTCTGCTATCGCAGTGGTTACAAGGGATTGCTTTTAGGTGACAGTATTAAGGTCACACCAGAGATGCGGGCCAATGCGCATATTCTCCATCGTCATGGTGGTAGCCCGATTGGGAACAGCCGGGTCAAGCTGACCAATGTGAAGGATTGCGTGAAGCGTGGTCTGGTTAAGGAAGGGGAGGACCCACAAAAGGTGGCTGCAGACCAGTTGGTGAAAGACGGTGTCAGCGTGCTGCACACCATTGGTGGCGATGATACCAACACCGCCGCTGCTGACCTCGCCGCATTCCTCCACGAGAATAACTACGAACTGCAGGTCATCGGTCTTCCCAAGACTATCGACAATGATGTTTTCCCGATCAAACAAAGCCTCGGTGCCTGGACAGCTGCTGAAGAGGGAGCCAAGTTTTTCCGCAATGTGGTAGGCGAGCACAATGCGAACCCACGCATGCTGATCGTTCACGAAGTGATGGGCCGCAGTTGTGGCTGGTTGACGGCGGCAACTGCCGATGTATATCGCAAAAACATTCTGGGTGATCGTGGTTTGCTTGACGGGCTCGGCCTGACTGAAAAGCGCCTCGACGTCCATGCAGTTTTTATTCCTGAAATGGAAGTGGATATTGCAGCCGAAGCCGGGCGCTTGAAGGCCGTTATGGATGAGCATGACTGCGTGAATATATTCATCAGTGAAGGTGCTGGTGTGGAAGGTATCGTCAAGGAGATGGAAGCTGCCGGTCAGGAAGTCCCACGCGATGCTTTTGGCCACGTAAAACTCGACGCGGTTAATCCTGGCAAATACTTTGGCGAACAGTTCGCCGAGATGCTTAATGCAGAGAAAGTGATGATCCAAAAGAGTGGCTATTTTTCAAGGGCTGCTCCGGCAAATGTCGATGATCTGCGTTTGATCAAGTCCTGCACGGACCTAGCTGTGCAATGCGCACTTGAGGGGCAGAGTGGTGTTATTGGACACGACGAAGATCAGAACAATGTTCTGCGCGCGATCGAATTTCCAAGGATTAAGGGTGGCAAGCCATTCGATATTGATGAGCCCTGGTTTGGCGAATTACTTGACTCGATTGGGCAGCCCAAGGGCAAGCGCCTGGAAGTCGGCCACTAA